The Candidatus Methylacidiphilales bacterium genome has a window encoding:
- the iscU gene encoding Fe-S cluster assembly scaffold IscU: protein MAYSEKVLEHYSNPKNVGSLSKDDSNVGTGLVGAPACGDVMKLQIKVNELGIIEDAKFKTYGCGSAIASSSLVTQMLLGKNISEAQQIKNSDIAEELLLPPVKIHCSVLAEEAIKSAIKDLLSKKKNASN, encoded by the coding sequence ATGGCATATTCAGAAAAAGTACTTGAGCATTATTCAAATCCTAAAAATGTAGGTTCACTTTCAAAAGATGATTCAAATGTTGGAACTGGTTTGGTCGGTGCACCAGCCTGTGGGGATGTTATGAAATTGCAGATCAAAGTTAATGAACTGGGAATTATTGAAGATGCAAAATTTAAAACTTATGGTTGCGGCTCAGCTATTGCATCTTCGTCACTAGTTACACAAATGTTACTTGGAAAAAATATTTCCGAAGCACAGCAAATTAAAAATTCTGATATTGCGGAAGAGCTTTTACTTCCACCAGTTAAAATACATTGCTCTGTACTTGCTGAAGAGGCGATTAAATCTGCTATTAAAGATTTATTGTCAAAGAAAAAAAATGCATCTAACTGA
- a CDS encoding iron-sulfur cluster assembly accessory protein, with translation MHLTESAVKHIKKQLITRGRGIGMRVGLLSSGCSGYEYSFEFLDSIQAGETIEMHQDLTLAIPNNFFTQLNDLTIDFVTEGLQSGLVIQNPNEKIKCGCGKSVGF, from the coding sequence ATGCATCTAACTGAATCTGCTGTAAAACATATAAAAAAACAATTAATTACAAGAGGTAGAGGGATCGGTATGAGAGTTGGTTTGCTTTCTTCAGGATGCTCTGGTTATGAATACTCCTTTGAGTTTTTAGACTCAATTCAAGCAGGTGAAACAATAGAAATGCACCAAGACTTAACATTGGCAATTCCTAATAATTTTTTTACTCAACTAAATGATCTTACAATTGATTTCGTAACAGAGGGGTTGCAGAGTGGGTTAGTGATCCAAAACCCAAATGAAAAAATAAAATGTGGATGTGGAAAAAGTGTTGGTTTCTAG